From Candidatus Neomarinimicrobiota bacterium, the proteins below share one genomic window:
- a CDS encoding serine hydrolase domain-containing protein has product MNNRHIPLKKIRSCGFLYFFLILMLLSAGCENGGNTAPESSGEGLAYLENLCDSVAEQTPVPGIIAGYWSDSSQTVWEYATGFADLVEETPMETGMYFRIASITKTMVNTVLFQLIDEGLLFMDDSLSQFRPDIPRSHSITLLMLSDMTSGIADYSSHPRFMQMTLADPLHVWHPDSLITLGTSLTPLSDPGETWHYSNTNTVILGRIIEQITGRTLLEELNDRIFEPCGLSYTSFPESGNTMPEPHPKGYYTGEAGFPVDWSESYDISVAWAAGAVISTLRDLREYAVCLTDGSLISAESHTFRLEHEVPTTIEGGYYGPGILRYESWYGHLGGLPGFTSVMLRNPQTAETIIIFYNAQLSNHQPADLAKKMIDYLSKSPLAGSSPD; this is encoded by the coding sequence ATGAATAACAGACATATACCGCTGAAGAAAATCCGGTCCTGCGGATTTCTTTACTTTTTCCTCATTCTGATGCTTCTGAGTGCCGGATGTGAGAATGGAGGGAATACGGCTCCGGAATCGTCCGGGGAAGGATTAGCCTATCTTGAAAACCTTTGTGATTCAGTTGCTGAACAGACACCCGTTCCGGGAATCATTGCCGGTTACTGGTCCGACAGCTCCCAAACAGTCTGGGAATATGCCACGGGTTTTGCGGATCTGGTGGAAGAAACACCTATGGAGACGGGCATGTACTTCAGAATAGCCAGCATTACCAAAACCATGGTGAATACCGTCCTGTTTCAATTGATTGATGAAGGCTTGTTATTTATGGATGATTCACTGTCCCAATTCAGGCCGGATATACCCCGGAGTCATTCCATCACACTCCTTATGCTATCGGATATGACCAGCGGCATCGCTGATTATTCATCACACCCCCGTTTCATGCAAATGACACTGGCGGATCCCCTCCATGTGTGGCACCCCGATTCCCTCATCACCCTGGGAACCTCATTAACTCCCTTATCCGACCCGGGGGAAACCTGGCATTACAGTAATACCAATACCGTGATCCTGGGACGCATCATAGAGCAAATAACCGGAAGAACACTTTTAGAAGAATTGAATGACCGGATTTTTGAACCCTGCGGATTATCTTATACCTCGTTTCCCGAGTCGGGTAACACTATGCCTGAACCTCATCCCAAAGGGTATTATACCGGTGAAGCAGGGTTTCCTGTCGACTGGTCGGAATCCTATGATATTTCCGTCGCTTGGGCTGCAGGTGCCGTGATTTCCACCCTCCGGGATCTGCGGGAGTATGCCGTCTGTTTGACGGATGGCAGCCTTATCTCTGCTGAGAGCCATACGTTTCGGCTGGAACATGAAGTACCCACTACTATTGAAGGAGGATATTACGGCCCCGGTATTCTTCGCTATGAATCCTGGTATGGTCACCTGGGAGGGCTACCGGGATTCACATCCGTGATGCTTCGAAATCCCCAAACAGCTGAAACAATCATTATTTTTTATAACGCCCAGCTAAGCAACCATCAACCTGCCGATCTGGCGAAAAAGATGATCGATTATCTGTCAAAATCTCCACTTGCCGGTTCCAGTCCTGATTAA
- a CDS encoding DUF92 domain-containing protein — MFPNVSSWLMFGLFFLIITLFLGLADFLLRLFRVHPHTTRRIVHILVGILVCFSPLFFQDSLPVATLAGVFILVNYFGIRYGLLKGIHETDRVSYGTVYFPISFLILVLWFWDKDPSILLTAMLIMTFGDPVASWVGESRKHPVSFKIWSDKKSLQGSMAMFVTAFLVAVTGMYFFRRLFGPEIPWGTAVLFGFFTAVYAAVSETISHEGTDNLMVPLGSAVILDFLYTGTPAMQHQLMLWMILTAGIAWLAWKAKTLSLSGAVGAWLLGTVVFGIGGLEWMFPVIFFFVTSSLFTSVGKRHKKILETVFEKGGQRDIFQVFANGGVGMLAILGFYFTRHPVWYMIFLGSIAAATADTWATELGTFSRRPPVSILNFKRVEMGTSGGITPLGTFGALLGSFSVVLIGWFMWGWRQVDFLTLDHILIITLAGFFGSVADSILGATLQAQYRCPVCGKITEKKDHCSEKDIPLIRGYRSMNNDRVNLLCTLTGGLLAALATL; from the coding sequence ATGTTTCCGAATGTTTCTTCCTGGCTGATGTTTGGTTTGTTTTTTCTTATCATTACCCTCTTCCTGGGTCTTGCCGATTTTTTACTCCGCCTGTTTCGTGTGCATCCCCATACCACACGGAGGATTGTTCATATTCTTGTAGGTATTCTGGTTTGTTTTTCACCCCTTTTCTTTCAGGATTCCCTGCCGGTTGCAACCCTTGCCGGAGTTTTTATCCTTGTCAACTATTTTGGAATCCGCTACGGATTATTGAAGGGGATCCATGAAACAGACCGTGTCAGCTATGGAACGGTTTATTTTCCCATCTCATTCCTGATTCTTGTTCTCTGGTTCTGGGATAAAGATCCCTCTATTTTATTGACGGCGATGCTTATCATGACCTTTGGAGATCCTGTCGCCAGCTGGGTGGGAGAATCCCGTAAACACCCCGTATCATTTAAAATCTGGTCCGATAAAAAATCCCTCCAGGGAAGCATGGCTATGTTTGTGACCGCTTTTCTTGTAGCGGTGACGGGAATGTATTTTTTTCGCCGACTTTTTGGACCGGAGATTCCCTGGGGGACAGCGGTCCTTTTCGGATTTTTTACAGCAGTATACGCGGCTGTCTCGGAAACCATCTCCCACGAAGGGACCGATAATCTGATGGTTCCTCTGGGAAGTGCCGTGATTCTGGATTTTCTCTATACCGGCACTCCGGCCATGCAACATCAACTCATGCTGTGGATGATATTGACTGCCGGGATTGCCTGGCTTGCCTGGAAAGCAAAAACCCTTTCCCTGAGCGGTGCCGTAGGGGCCTGGCTTTTGGGGACCGTGGTCTTTGGAATCGGTGGTCTGGAGTGGATGTTCCCTGTGATTTTCTTCTTTGTGACTTCCAGCCTTTTTACCAGTGTGGGGAAACGGCATAAAAAGATTCTTGAAACAGTTTTTGAAAAAGGGGGACAGCGGGATATTTTCCAGGTTTTTGCCAATGGAGGTGTGGGAATGCTTGCCATTCTCGGCTTCTACTTTACCCGGCATCCGGTCTGGTATATGATTTTCCTGGGAAGTATTGCAGCTGCAACTGCCGATACCTGGGCCACAGAACTGGGGACATTCAGCAGACGTCCACCGGTCAGTATCCTCAATTTTAAAAGAGTGGAAATGGGAACGTCCGGAGGCATCACACCTCTGGGGACTTTTGGTGCACTGTTAGGGTCTTTCTCCGTGGTGCTGATCGGCTGGTTTATGTGGGGATGGCGGCAGGTGGATTTTCTCACTTTGGATCATATTCTCATTATTACCCTTGCCGGCTTTTTCGGGTCTGTGGCTGATTCCATTTTAGGAGCCACTCTCCAGGCCCAGTACCGGTGCCCGGTCTGTGGAAAAATCACAGAAAAAAAAGATCATTGTTCAGAAAAAGATATCCCCCTGATCCGGGGTTATCGATCCATGAATAATGACCGGGTCAATCTTTTGTGTACGCTGACAGGCGGACTTTTAGCCGCTTTGGCAACTCTTTAA
- a CDS encoding glycoside hydrolase family 13 protein: protein MMDEKSFFKQVPSWAAKVVWYQIFPDRFENGDPGNDPDKESLRGAWPHDAESPWNLSPWTADWYKLQPWEKENGKDIWFNIQRRRYGGDLQGIINKLDYLEDLGIGAIYLNPVFQAPSLHKYDGACYHHIDVHFGPDPKGDLQRMAKENPVDPSTWVWTEADQFVLKLIKEAHRRNIRIIFDGVFNHMGITSFAFQDLLKNGKKSEFRDWFTVTDWNTPGFLGAPFTYEGWFGVAELPELREDENGIVEGPRQYIFEATRRWMDPDGDGDPSDGIDGWRLDVAFCVGHPFWKAWRNHVKAINPEAYLTAEIIDPPEKVLPYLEGDEFDAVMNYNFAFIAHKYFVNRQDKITPVRFARELDSLLNTYPLETLYVMQNLYDSHDTQRLLSALANPDIGKFENWGEFFGKSQAHNPHYNIRPPEDEETLKIHRQMIVLQMTFVGAPMIYYGDEAGMWGANDPCCRKPMVWPGREYEAESTRPNQSSMPSVPVAFNHDLHNFYRKLIHFRNEHPALQTGDYGVVVADNDSGLFGFRRQSGTDVIMVLFNSSDRKQPFSIHENHFHDKKNITDYLSNKEYFRRDHEFIVDIPAKKAIILY, encoded by the coding sequence ATGATGGATGAAAAATCTTTTTTCAAACAGGTCCCTTCATGGGCGGCTAAGGTCGTATGGTATCAGATTTTTCCGGATCGTTTTGAAAACGGAGACCCTGGAAATGATCCGGACAAGGAGTCGCTGAGAGGTGCCTGGCCTCACGATGCCGAATCACCCTGGAATCTTTCTCCCTGGACAGCAGACTGGTACAAACTTCAGCCCTGGGAAAAGGAGAACGGAAAAGACATCTGGTTCAACATTCAACGCCGGCGTTACGGCGGTGATTTACAGGGAATAATCAACAAGCTGGATTATCTGGAGGATCTGGGAATCGGTGCCATATATCTGAATCCTGTTTTTCAGGCACCCAGCCTTCACAAATATGACGGAGCCTGTTATCACCATATTGACGTCCACTTTGGCCCCGATCCGAAAGGAGATCTTCAGCGTATGGCCAAAGAGAACCCGGTAGATCCCTCCACCTGGGTTTGGACAGAAGCGGATCAATTCGTTTTAAAACTGATCAAAGAAGCCCATCGACGGAACATCCGAATTATTTTCGACGGTGTATTCAACCACATGGGAATCACCAGTTTTGCCTTTCAGGATCTTTTAAAAAACGGAAAAAAATCAGAGTTCCGGGATTGGTTTACTGTAACAGACTGGAATACTCCGGGATTTTTGGGAGCTCCTTTTACCTATGAAGGATGGTTTGGCGTGGCGGAATTGCCCGAACTCCGTGAGGATGAAAACGGAATTGTTGAGGGGCCCCGGCAGTATATTTTCGAAGCAACCCGACGGTGGATGGATCCGGACGGTGACGGAGATCCCTCTGATGGAATTGACGGATGGCGCCTGGATGTGGCCTTTTGTGTGGGACACCCCTTTTGGAAAGCCTGGCGAAACCATGTGAAAGCCATCAACCCTGAAGCTTACCTGACAGCAGAAATCATCGATCCGCCCGAGAAAGTGCTTCCTTATCTGGAGGGAGATGAGTTTGACGCTGTGATGAATTACAATTTCGCTTTTATTGCCCACAAGTATTTTGTCAACAGGCAAGATAAAATCACTCCGGTGCGTTTTGCCCGGGAGCTGGATTCCCTGTTAAACACCTATCCCCTTGAAACACTTTATGTCATGCAAAATCTGTACGATTCCCACGATACCCAGCGTCTTCTCAGCGCCCTTGCCAATCCCGATATCGGAAAATTTGAAAATTGGGGAGAATTTTTCGGAAAATCCCAGGCACATAATCCCCATTACAATATCCGCCCCCCGGAAGATGAAGAAACCCTTAAAATTCACCGGCAGATGATTGTGCTGCAAATGACATTTGTAGGGGCTCCCATGATCTATTACGGAGACGAAGCCGGTATGTGGGGAGCCAATGATCCCTGTTGCCGGAAGCCCATGGTCTGGCCCGGCAGGGAGTACGAAGCTGAATCCACCCGGCCCAATCAGTCATCGATGCCTTCTGTGCCGGTAGCTTTTAACCATGATCTTCATAATTTTTACCGAAAACTTATACATTTCAGGAATGAACACCCCGCCCTCCAAACCGGAGATTATGGGGTAGTTGTAGCTGATAACGATAGCGGACTTTTTGGTTTCAGACGTCAAAGCGGTACAGATGTTATCATGGTACTTTTTAACAGCAGTGACCGGAAACAACCCTTTTCCATTCACGAAAATCACTTCCATGACAAAAAGAACATCACAGATTATTTAAGTAATAAGGAGTATTTCCGGAGGGACCATGAATTCATCGTGGATATACCGGCAAAGAAAGCAATTATCTTATATTAG